agtgtgtcccgccctctgttccccagtgtgtcccgccctctgttccccagtgtgtcccgccctctgttccccagtgcgtcccgccctccgtaccccagtgcgtcccgccctccgtaccccagtgcgtcccgccctccgtaccccagtgtttcCCTCCCTATACtagtgcgtcccgccctccgtaccccagtgcgtcccgccctccgtaccccagtgcgtcccgccatccgtaccccagtgcgtcccgccctccctaccccagtgcgtgccgccctccgtaccccagtgcgtcccgccctccgtaccccagtgtttcCCTCCCTATActcgtgtgtcccgccctccgtaccccagtgtgtcccgccctccgtaccccagtgtgtcccgccctccgtaccccagtgtgtcccgccctccgcaccccagtgtgtcccgccctccgtaccccagtgtgtcccgccctccgtaccccagtgtgtcccgccctccgtaccccagtgtgtcccgccctccgtaccccagtgtgtcccgccctccgtaccccagtgtgtcccgccctccgtaccccagtgtgtcccgccctccgtaccccagtgtgtcccgccctccgtaccccagtgtgtcccgccctccgtaccccagtgtgtcccgccctccgtaccccagtgtgtcccgccctccgtaccccagtgtgtcccgccctccgtaccccagtgtgtcccgccctccgtacaccagtgtgtcccgccctccgtattccagtgtgtccctccctaccccagtgtgtcctgccCTCTGTACCCAAGTGTGTCCCTCCCTATCCCAGTGTGTCCtgccctctgtaccccagtgtgtccctccctacCTCAGTGTGTCCtgccctctgtaccccagtgtgtccctccctaccccagtgtgtcctgccCTCCCTACCCCACTGTGTCTcagcctccctaccccagtgtgtcccgccctctgtaccccagtgtgtcccgccctccctaacccagtgtgtcccgccctccctaacccagtgtgtcccgccctccctaacccagtgtgtcccgccctctgtaccccagtgtgtccctccctaccccagtgtgtccctccctatcccagtgtgtccctccctaccccagtgtgtcccgccctccctaccccagtgtgtcccgccctccctaccccagtgtgtctcgccctccgtaccccagtgtgtcccgccctccgtaccccagtgtgtcccgccctccgtaccccagtgtgtcccgccctccgtaccccagtgtgtcccgccctccgtaccccagtgtgtcccgccctccgtaccccagtgtgtcccgccctccgtaccccagtgtgtcccgccctccgtaccccagtgtgtcccgccctccgtaccccagtgtgtcccgccctccgtacaccagtgtgtcccgccctccgtattccagtgtgtccctccctaccccagtgtgtcctgccCTCTGTACCCAAGTGTGTCCCTCCCTATCCCAGTGTGTCCtgccctctgtaccccagtgtgtccctccctacCTCAGTGTGTCCtgccctctgtaccccagtgtgtccctccctaccccagtgtgtcctgccCTCCCTACCCCACTGTGTCTcagcctccctaccccagtgtgtcccgccctctgttccccagtgtgtcccgccctctgttccccagtgtgtcccgccctctgttctccagtgtgtcccgccctctgttccccagtgtgtcccgccctctgttccccagtgtgtcccgccctctgttccccagtgtgtcgcgccctctgttccccagtgtgtcccgccctctgttccccagtgtgtcccgccctctgttccccagtgtgtcccgccctctgttccccagtgtgtcccgccctctgttccccagtgtgtcccgccctctgttccccagtgtgtcccgccctctgttccccagtgtgtcccgccctccgttccccagtgtgtcccgccctccctaccccagtatgtctcgccctccctaccccagtgtgtcccgccctccgtaccccagtgtgtcccgccctccgtacccctgtGTGTgttgccctccctaccccagtgtgtcacgccctccctaccccagtatgtctcgccctccctaccccagtgtgtctcgccctccgtaccccagtgtgtctcgccctccgtaccccagtgtgtcccgccctccgtaccccagtgtgtcccgccctccgtaccccagtgtgtctcgccctccctaccccagtgtgtcccgccctccctaccccagtgtgtcccgccctccctaccccagtgtgtcccgccctccctaccccagtgtgtcccgccctccctaccccagtgtgtcccgccctccctaccccagtgtgtcccgccctccctaccccagtgtgtcccgccctctgtaccccagtgtgtcccgccctccctaccccagtgtgtgccgCCCTCCCTACccaagtgtgtcccgccctccgtaccccagtgtgtcccgccctccctaccccagtgtgagccgccctccgtaccccagtgtgtcccgccctccgtaccccagtgtgtcccgccctccgtaccccagtgtgtcccgccctccgtacaccagtgtgtcccgccctccgtaccccagtgtgtcccgccctccgtaccccagtgtgtcccgccctccctaccccagtgtgtcccgccgtccctaccccagtgtgtccctccctaccccagtgtgtctcgccctccctaccccagtgtgtccctccctacCCCAGAGTGTTCCGgcatccgtaccccagtgtgtcccgccctccctaccccagtgtgtcccgccctccctaccccagtgtgtcccgccctccctaccccagtgtgtcccgccctccgtaccccagtgtgtcccgccctccgtaccccagtgtgtccctccctaccccagtgtgtcctgccCTCTGTACCCAAGTGTGTCCCTCCCTATCCCAGTGTGTCCTGCCCTCtgcaccccagtgtgtcccgccctctgcaccccagtgtgtcccgccctctgcaccccagtgtgtcccgccctccgcaccccagtgtgtcccgccctccgtaccccagtgtgtcccgccctccgtaccccagtgtgcccgccctccgtaccccagtgtgtcccgccctccctaccccagtgtgtccctccctaccccagtgtgtccctccctaccccagtgtgtccctccctccctaccccagtgtgtctcgccctccctaccccagtgtgtctcgccctccctaccccagtgtgtctcgccctccctaccccagtgtgtctcgccctccctaccccagtgtgtcctgccctccctaccccagtgtgtcacgccctccctaccccagtgtgtctcgccctccctaccccagtctgtcgcgccctccctaccccagtgtgtcctgccctccctaccccagtgtgtcctgccctccctaccccagtgtgtcctgccctccctaccccagtgtgtccagccctccgtaccccagtgtgtccagccctccgtaccccagtgtgtcccgccctccgtaccccagtgtgtcccgccctccgtaccccagtgtgtcccgccctccgtaccccagtgtgtcccgccctccgtaccccagtgtgtcccgccctccgtaccccagtgtgtcccgccctccgtaccccagtgtgtcccgccctccgtaccccagtgtgccccgccctccgtaccccagtgtgccccgccctccgtaccccagtgtgcccagccctccgtaccccagtgtgtcccgccctctgttccccagtgtgtcccgccctctgttccccagtgtgtcccgccctctgttccccagtgtgtcccgccctctgttccccagtgtgtcccgccctctgttccccagtgtgtcccgccctctgttccccagtgtgtcccgccctctgttccccagtgtgtcccgccctctgttccccagtgtgtcccgccctctgttccccagtgtgtcccgccctctgttccccagtgtgtcccgccctctgttccccagtgtgtcccgccctctgttccccagtgtgtcccgccctctgttccccagtgtgtcccgccctctgttccccagtgtgtcccgccctctgttccccagtgtgtcccgccctctgttccccagtgtgtcccgccctctgttccccagtgtgtcccgccctctgttccccagtgtgtcccgccctctgttccccagtgtgtcccgccctctgttccccagtgtgtcccgccctctgttccccagtgtgtcccgccctctgttccccagtgtgtcccgccctctgttccccagtgtgtcccgccctctgttccccagtgtggcccgccctctgttccccagtgtgtcccgccctctgttccccagtgtgtcccgccctctgttctccagtgtgtcccgccctctgttctccagtgtgtcccgccctctgttccccagtgtgtcccgccctctgttccccagtgtgtcccgccctctgttccccagtgtgtcccgccctctgttccccagcgtgtcccgccctctgttccccagcgtgtcccgccctctgttccccagcgtgtcccgccctctgttccccagtgtgtcccgccctctgttccccagtgtgtcccgccctctgttccccagtgtgtcccgccctctgttccccagtgtgtcccgccctctgttccccagtgtgtcccgccctctgttccccagtgtgtcccgccctctgttccccagtgtgtcccgccctctgttccccagtgtgtcccgccctctgttccccagtgtgtccgccctctgttccccagtgtgtcccgccctctgttccccagtgtgtcccgccctctgttccccagtgtgtcccgccctctgtaccccagtgtgtccctccctaccacagtgtgtccctccctaccccagtgtgcctCTCCCTACCTCAGTGTGTCCCACCCTCCCTACCcctgtgtcccgccctccctaccccaatGTGtctcgccctccctaccccagtgtgtcccgccctcccgaccccagtgtgtcctgccctccctatactagtgtgtcccgccctccgtaccccagtgtgtcccgccctccgtaccccagtgtgtcccaccctccctaccccagtgtgtcccaccctccctaccccagtgtgtcccaccctccctaccccagtgtgtcccaccctcccttcccctgtgtcccgccctcccttccccagtgtcccgccctccctaccccagtgtgtcccgccctccctaccccagtgtgtcccgccctccctaccccagtgtgtcccgccctccctaccccagtgtgtcccgccctccctaccccagtgtgtcccgccctccctaccccagagtgtcccgccctccctaccagagtgtcccgccctccgtacccaagtgtgccccgccctccgtaccccagtgtgccccgccctccgtaccccagtgtgtcccgccctccgtaccccagtgtgtcccgccctccgtaccccagtgtgtcccgccctccgttccacagtgtgtcccgccctccgttccccagtgtgtcccgccctccgttccccagtgtgtcccgccctccgttccccagtgtgtcccgccctccgttccccagtgtgtcccgccctccgttccccagtgtgtcccgccctccgtaccccagtgtgtcccgccctccgtaccccagtgtgtcccgccctctgttccccagtgtgtcccgccctctgttccccagtgtgtcccgccctctgttccccagtgtgtcccgccctctgttccccagtgtgtcccgccctctgttccccagtgtgtcccgccctctgttccccagtgtgtcccgccctctgttccccagtgtgtcccgccctctgttccccagtgtgtcccgccctctgttccccagtgtgtcccgccctctgttccccagtgtgtcccgccctctgttccccagtgtgtcccgccctctgttccccagtgtgtcccgccctctgttccccagtgtgtcccgccctccgttcaccagtgtgtcccgccctccctaccccagtgtgtcccgccctccctaccgcagtgtgtcccgccctccctaccccagtgtgtgccgccctccctaccccagtgtgtcccgccctccgtaccccagtgtgtcccgccctccgtaccccagtgtgtcccgccctccgtaccccagtgtgtcccgccctccgtaccccagtgtgtcccgccctccgtaccccagtgtgtcccgccctccgtaccccagtgtgtcccgccctccgtacaccagtgtgtcccgccctccgtaccccagtgtgtcccgccctccgtaccccagtgtgtcccgccctccctaccccagtgtgtcccgccgtccctaccccagtgtgtccctccctaccccagtgtgtctcgccctccctaccccagtgtgtccctccctacCCCAGAGTGTTCCGgcatccgtaccccagtgtgtcccgccctccctaccccagtgtgtcccgccctccctaccccagtgtgtcccgccctccctaccccagtgtgtcccgccctccgtaccccagtgtgtcccgccctccgtaccccagtgtgtccctccctaccccagtgtgtcctgccCTCTGTACCCAAGTGTGTCCCTCCCTATCCCAGTGTGTCCtgccctctgtaccccagtgtgtccctccctacCTCAGTGTGTCCtgccctctgtaccccagtgtgtccctccctaccccagtgtgtcctgccCTCCCTACCCCACTGTGTCTcagcctccctaccccagtgtgtcccgccctctgtaccccagtgtgtcccgccctccctaacccagtgtgtcccgccctccctaacccagtgtgtcccgccctccctaacccagtgtgtcccgccctccctaccccagtgtgtccctccctaccccagtgtgtccctccctaccccagtgtgtccctccctaccccagggtgtccctccctaccccagtgtgtcgcacactccctaccccagtgtgtcgcaccctccctaccccagtgtgtcgcaccctccctaccccagtgtgtcgctccctccctaccccagtgtgtcgctccctccctaccccagtgtgtcgctccctccctaccccagtgtgtcgctccctccctaccccagtgtgtcgctccctccctaccccagtgtgtcgctccctccctaccccagtgtgtcgctccctccctaccccagtgtgtcccgccctccctaccccagtgtgtcccgccctccctaccccagtgtgtcccgccctccctaccccagtgtgtcccgccctccctaccccagtgtgtcccgccctccctaccccagtgtgtcccgccctccctaccccagtgtgtcccgccctccctaccccagtgtgtcccgccctccctaccccagtgtgtcccgccgtccctaccccagtgtgtccctccctaccccagtgtgtctcgccctccctaccccagtgtgtccctccctacCCCAGCGTGTTCCGGCCTCTGTACCTCAGTGTGACTCATCCGTCCCACCCTCTTGTCATTGTCTCAAACTCTGTGATTCTTGGTGTTATTGTCTCTCatactgtgtctctctatctctgtatctctcacaGCTACAGAGAAGGAGAGGTACTGAGGGTGAAAGAGAGTGACCCGTCATCTAATAGCTTTTCTGGTCTCCAACCCCTGTCTCCATTACAGCCTCATTGTCTCTCTCTATTTTGTCACGGTTACTATGGCAACTCCTCATCCGAACTTCCCCTTCTTGTCCTTCCTAAGCTCCAGGTTCACCAAACTGCAGGCTTTTCCCCTCCCTGCTTTCTCCGTGTTGATATCTGGGCCAATCGCCACCTCCTGCTCGACTCATCCTTTCCCAGGACCTCTGAACTGTAGCGCTCCTTAATCCCTGAGTCTCTTACTCCTCCACTCGAGCTGTTGCCGAAACCCAAGCTTGGATTCATAGAATCAGAGTGAggaagtgcagaaggaggccattcggcccatcatgcctgtgccggccctttgaaagagcgatcgcattagtcccactcccctgctctttccccgtagcccttcaaATATTTCCTCTTCGTGTATATGCAGTATACAATTCACTTTCGAAAGTTGcttttgaatctgcttcaaccagcCTTGCaatccaaatcataacaactcgtCCCAAAAAAGAAATTTGCcttgggttcttttgccaatcaccttaaatctagtcCTCTGGCTAACGATCCTACGGCCAATGGAAACAGCTTTtcctgatttactctatcaaaaaacCAATCACGACTTTAAACGCCTCTGTTGGATCATCCGACCAGAACGTCTCGATTTCTCTGCTCTTCAAACCTGGTGGCACCTTGCCCAATGGGACTTCTCCCTGCTCTTGGATCTccctcagaccacacttggagttgtgcgcacactgagaggctgaacaggctggggtgcTTTTCTCTAgagaggagaaggctgaggggtgcccTGAAAGGGATCTGTAAGgtaatgaaagggttcgataggggttgatgtagagaagatgtttccacgtgtggtggagactaaaactagaggccatcacatagaagcatagaaattaggtgcaggagtaggccattcggtccttcgagcctgcaccgccattcaatgagtttatggctgaacatgcaacttcagtaccccattcatgctttctcgccataccccttgatccccctagtagtaaggactacatctaactcctataAGGTAGTTGCgaataaatccaacggggaattcaggagagctatcttcacccagggagtggtgtgaatgtagaactcgcttccacagggagtggttggagcgAACTGCACAGATTTATTTAGGGGATGCAAGATAAGCACATGACggtgaaagaaatagaaggatgtgctgatagggtgggatgaagagagttagaaggaggcttgagtggagcgtagctgtggctcaatgggcagcacactcgcctctgggtcagaagtttgtgggttcaagccccactccagggacctgagcacaaaatccaggccaacactcccagtgcagtgctgagggagtgctacactgccggaggtgccgtctttaagtTAAACCAAaatcccgcctgccctctcaggtgaacaataaagatcgcatggcactatttcgagttgaagtaggggagttatccccggtgtcctggccaatctttatccctcaatcaacatcagatgatctggtcattatcacattgctgtttgtgggagcttgctgtgcgcaaattggctgccgcgtttccgacaattacaacagtgactgcacttcattggctgtaaagcgctttggagcgtccagtggttgtgaaagccgctatacatttttatttttaaacacCAGCATGAgctgttgagctgaatggcctgtttcaatgctgtaaaccctcatccatgcctttgttatctctcggCTCGActtctccaacacactcctggctggcctcccacattccatcctacgtaaacttgaggtcatccaaaactcggctgcctgtgtcctaattcgcaccaagtcctgctcacccatcaccccctgtgctcgctgacctacattggctcccggttaagcaatgcctcgacttcaaaattctcatcaatgtttacaaatccctccatggcctcacccctccctatctctttaatctcctccagcccctcagagatgtctgcactcctcaaattctgccctcttgagcctcttatagctgttcaaccatcggtggccgtgccttctgttgcctgggccccaaactctggaattccctccctaaaccgctccgcctctacctctatatcccccttttaatacgctccttaaaacctacctctctgagcaagcttttcgtcatctgccGTCATttttttttatgtggctcggtgtcaaatttatctgttttggcttggtaactctcctgtgaagtggtTTGCGACGTTTTACTACAGCTACAACGTCTCACATCCAGCAACCTCTGAACTGAGACCGTGCCGATAGTCGGATTTTTTGGGCATGCTGCTGAGACAGGCAAAGtaatggtggcgtgggtcaggtcgggtcgaggTTCATTGggcaaggctcggaccgatcgcacgccatttaaaacatagcggcaaagccgataactagtccggcTCGCCGGTTTTTGGtaaataattccggattttattttctGAATATTAAAggggttttcggacaattctgattttcggacagccggatttgagacgttgtagttTGTAACTACTTGGCCactttgctaattatagcaattcaactattctcagggaTTATATTTAGTTCAAATTAGATgactcttgttcagattataacaaatgtttttaatacaggtatattgagtaaaaacaacagagatttaTTAAGTACATTATATTCTGTTACAAAAAACAATACTTAACAAATGATAGCCACAGCCTGACtctcgatagcgtcctctcgagcGACCATGATGTTGACTCCTTATCCTCTTTTCCTTCTGAAGATTCTTTCttcctgttgtcttgattcgcactgccttcccaGTGGAAGAGTTGCTTTCTTTATACCCTCTTTGTGCCAACGTGGCAAGCTAGCAAAACAAGTCCCGGGATATCTTATGTTTTCAATGTCGGAGCTTTGAAACCCTGAAAAGGGTCCATTCCACCTCCTAAACAGTCCCATTAATCTCCGTACCTCCCACCAGCCTAAACATTCTCACGATGCACTGCCTGAGTACTGATAAGGCATGTCGAGCTAAGCAGAACCTGATGCTCTTTGTTATTCTGTACCAAATTCAACACATTGCTTTGGTTACTGAGGATGGCccatttaccatcaagctttgcttctcagcccttctccattttaaaacccattttatgTTGTCCGGCCATTTTCTATCAATAATAAACGAGTTTTATATACAATCAGTGCATATAAAGGAAGTTACAAACATGAAGGTTGTTCATTAATTAAAAACGTGTAAAATAAGCTGCTTAATTCTGACTTCTGATATCTGTCAATAGGCGATGTCTTACAACGTTGGACCTGTacgtttaaaggcgctatataaataaaagttgttgttgtagactcGATGTAACTCTTCCTCTAGTTGATCCACAAGCgtatcttgtttttttttcccagaaTTACCTCCCGACCAAACAGGATGTCCTCTTGGCCCGGCGGGCAACCAAGGGCATCGTGGAGTATGACTTCCTCATCAAGGGAATCCCCTTCAAGATGATGGACGTAGGCGGGCAACGCTCGCAGAGGCAGAAGTGGTTCCTGTGCTTCGAGGGCATCACCTCCATCCTCTTCATGGTGTCCTCCAGCGAGTTTGACCAGGTGCTGATGGAGGACCGCCGCACCAACCGGCTGGTGGAGGCCATGAACGTCTTTGAGACCATCGTCAACAACAAGCTCTTCGCCCGGGTCTCCATCATCCTCTTCCTCAACAAGACCGACCTGCTGGAGGCCAAGGTGCGGACGGTTAGCATTGGCCGCCACTTCCCCGACTTCCAGGGCCGGCCCCACCAGCTGGAGGACGTGCAGCGCTACCTGCTGGCCTGCTTCAACCGCAAGCGCCGGGACCGCAGCCGGCCGCTCTTCCACCACTTCACCACCGCCATCGACACCGAGAACATCCGCTTCGTCTTCCACGCTGTCAAGGACACGGTGCTGCAGGAGAACCTCAACGACATCATGCTGCAGTGAGGCGCCCGGGGGGTCGCGGCGGGGTcacggcgaggtcgggccggaggtcACGCCAATGTCAACGGGACCCCGGCACACTTTGTCGAGGCAAATGACACTAAAAGAAATGggggaaaaaatatatatttaatattTAAGGGATTCCGCTCTCCTGCGTTCAAATGTATATCGACAGTTCAGACTGACCTCACTGTCCTCCTCATGTCTGTGCACGTGAGCCCATGCCTGACAGCCACTCTGCCCTCCGGCCTGAAACAAATTCCTTTTTGCTCAGCACAAACCTTCGTCCATCCTGACGTTCTTCGGCCCGTGGTCGGCACAGGTAGATTGGCATCTCTTGCCAGAAGAGTTTTCCGTTGATGTCTTTCATAATTGTAGgactccttttttttttcttttaagccATTTGGACCTATTGAATCTCACCCTGATGGGCCTGGTGGCTGCTTTTTATTCCTTTTCGTCCCCATCGCTCCTGACAACACTGACTGGTTCTGGGGAGCACCTCCACGGGGCTGGACACACGGGGAAGGAAGTGGCCTTTCT
The DNA window shown above is from Pristiophorus japonicus isolate sPriJap1 chromosome 19, sPriJap1.hap1, whole genome shotgun sequence and carries:
- the LOC139229997 gene encoding guanine nucleotide-binding protein subunit alpha-12-like; this translates as MAGLEDAWANGCLPNCFASEDEVEKRRRSKGIDQMLAKERPYLRRMVKILLLGAGESGKSTFLKQMRIIHGKDFDRKMLEEFRDTIYGNIITGMRVLVDARKKLGLSWENWENEKHGLFLMAFDNNCVGVGEGHFQRVLPAIRTLWQDQSIKEAYRRRTEFQLAESVRYFLDNLDRIGQLNYLPTKQDVLLARRATKGIVEYDFLIKGIPFKMMDVGGQRSQRQKWFLCFEGITSILFMVSSSEFDQVLMEDRRTNRLVEAMNVFETIVNNKLFARVSIILFLNKTDLLEAKVRTVSIGRHFPDFQGRPHQLEDVQRYLLACFNRKRRDRSRPLFHHFTTAIDTENIRFVFHAVKDTVLQENLNDIMLQ